The following DNA comes from Eretmochelys imbricata isolate rEreImb1 chromosome 2, rEreImb1.hap1, whole genome shotgun sequence.
AGCCAGCGCTGCACAGAGACCTCATCTCCATCATCAAACCACGGGTGAGTGCCACCGTGTGGGAACAGGAACTGGGACTCAGCAGCAATCCAGATCCAGGAATGGGAATGAGACATGGGGCCTTCTCCTGTTGGAGGTACTCGCACCCATCTGGCCAATCTGTGGGAGACAAGCTGGCTTAGGAGGTGTCAGGATAGGGCTTTCCCCATTAGGGGAcaccagctctgatccagccccagcttctgggaCTGGCTggcggaggggggcagggaatgggccCTGCTCAGGGACTGGGCATTGCCCTGCCAGGGGCACCATCTCCTCTCCAGCTGCAGGTTGTGGGGAATGACTGTACCCTGAGAAACCCCATCTCCAGCATTCGAAGTGCCAGAGTCTCCCCTACATGCAAAGCTGGCTGGTGCAAGTTCGGCTGGGGGGGCTGCCATGGTGCTGTGGGTTGCAACATCtcctctctctgtccctgcccAGGATGGGATCCCTGAGCCAGCTGCCAAGCAGTGTGCCAAGCAGCTGGTGAGTGCCCTGGAGTTCATCCACAGCCGGGGGCTGGTGTATCGAGATGTCAAGCCTGAGAACGTGCTGCTCTTTGACCCGGAGTGCCGGCGCATCAAGCTGACCGACTTCGGGCTCACCCGGCCCAAGGGCACCCGGCTCAAGTTGGTGGCTGGGGTGATCCCCTACACTGCTCCAGAGCTGAGCAACACCACCAGTGCCCAGGGCCTGCCCATTGATGCCAGCCTGGATGCCTGGGCCTTTGGTGTGATGCTCTTCTGCCTGCTGACCGGCTACTTCCCCTGGGAGCAAAGCCTGCCAGCTGACCCCTTCTTTGAGGACTTCATGCAGTGGCAGGAGTCGGGCCTGGATGAGGACCTGCCACGCCATTGGAGGCGCCTGACTGCTGAGGCCACCCGCATGCTGCGGAGCCTGTTGGTCCTGGATCCTTCCCAGCGCAGCCCTGTCAGTGGGGCCCTGCACTACGTCAATTGCCCCTGGAGAGTGGAGAACTGGCCTGGTGAGGAACAGGCTGTGGGGTCCTAGAGAACCTCCTTTGGGGGAATGGAGGCCATCTCCTTGTGGGGCCTGTCTATAGAATGATCAGGATCCAATGCCCCACAACGTGCCTCCAGCAGGACAGGAATACATTGAAAGGGGCTGTCAAAATAACAGCCATGGCAAGATCTGTTCCAAGGAACTGAGCTCCAGTTCCTGCCAGGCACCAATTCTCTTCTGGGTGCCAAATCCCCCACGGGTGCCAGTTCCCACTGGGCACTGATTCCCCAGTAGACACCAATTCCCCCTGGGTACTGATGCCCACTGGGTACCAAATCCACCCTGGCCACTGATTCCCCAATTGGTGCCACTTCCTCCCACCCGGGTGTTGATCCCCTCCAGGCACCAGTTCTCCCCCAGGCACTGATTCAGCAATGGGAGccaatccccgcccccccccccaactaccacaccccctccctgacAAAGGCAGGTCTAGTTGCTATGGGGAGCACATCCCCCTGGAGCAGTTTCTGCCCACCGCAGCAATTGAATTGTTACAGAAATAGAAATTTATTCATCAATAAATTCTCATCTGTGGCTCTTTTTCACCTGTAATAAAATCTCCAAGCGGGGGCCTGTATAGTGTGTGAGAACGGGTTACAATGGGCTCTCTCCCTGCTTGGGGGATCCACCCAGGGTCCACTGCAGGGTGCCAGTAAGTAGCTGGGGGACAGGTGCTGGGGAGCCAAGGGGCTGGAAGGAGGCAGCTAGAGGATAGGTTCCAGGTCTGGCAGGAAGCGGGTAGATGGGTATTGGGGGCGGGAAGGAGTTAGAGGGGGGCTGAGGGGCTAGCATGTGGTTGTCATGGGATAGGTGCCAGGTCTTGCTGGAATGGGGTAGCTGGGGACTTGGTGTTGGGATGTAGTTCTGTAGTGTCCTGTCTCTCACTCTCTGTCTCTAGCTAATAAGTGTCCAGCTCAACTGCCAAGACCCCTTGCAGCAGTGCTGGGAACGTGGGAGCCGAGAGGAGGCTGAAGCAGGGCCTTAAATAGCCCCACACCGGCACAAGTCTGCCAGGTTTGGCTGTGGGTGCTCGAAGCCTGAGCTGGGTCTGGGATTTCCAGCAGTGACCTACCAGCGAGAGTTAgtgccagacacacacactgcattcTCTCACCCCTCCTGGGccagtttgtttcattttgtctTAAATGGACCACGGTCAGACTCCAGCAACAACAACCACAGCCGCTCCAGCCCATCTCCAAACGCACAGTTAATACCAGCCAAACAGatggcctggcaggggcttccCCTGGAAAAGCCTCTCCAGCCAATGGGAAAGGGCTAAGGGGATTGTTCCAATGGAAGCCACACAGAGTGCTGTCCCTCCCAGTGCTATCACTGTTTCTTCCCCTTTGCTGTGTGTTTGATAATGGGCTGATAGGGTGGTTGTTACAATGGGAGCCTCCagggctggctttgcacaaaccGCAACCACCATTACCTTCCCGATGTTGGAACAATGATCATTAAGGCTTTCATTACTATTGTCGCCCTTTAGCAACACAAGAACTGGCACAAACTGGCTGGGACA
Coding sequences within:
- the LOC144260521 gene encoding serine/threonine-protein kinase SBK2-like, which encodes MPESPSSCTAQTELNPAAATGEAGQPAAVNPELLEKDSVMAQCPGAAALAMLDEMLEITAQSLVHAEVAEHYQVIRELGRGKYGHVVLVKHRQRGTPMALKLLPKAHTKLHTFLYEYCVALSLATHPAIIGMFGIAIESSQYYGFLYEPALHRDLISIIKPRDGIPEPAAKQCAKQLVSALEFIHSRGLVYRDVKPENVLLFDPECRRIKLTDFGLTRPKGTRLKLVAGVIPYTAPELSNTTSAQGLPIDASLDAWAFGVMLFCLLTGYFPWEQSLPADPFFEDFMQWQESGLDEDLPRHWRRLTAEATRMLRSLLVLDPSQRSPVSGALHYVNCPWRVENWPGEEQAVGS